The window ACAACGATTTTTGAATACTGATATAAAGGAAATTCGAATTTTTTCAAGAGATGAAAAAAAGCAAGAGGATATGCGCATTCTATATCAAAATAACAAAATCAAGTTTTATATCGGTGATGTTCGCGACATCCAAAGCATTCACAATGCCATGTATAATGTAGACTTTGTATTCCATGCAGCTGCGCTTAAGCAAGTCCCCTCCTGCGAGTTTTTCCCACTTGAAGCCGTCAAAACGAATATTCTAGGAACCGAGAATGTATTGACCGCAGCTATTCAGGCAGGCGTAAAAAAGATAATTTGCCTATCCACCGATAAAGCCGCCTACCCTGTCAATGCAATGGGCATTTCGAAAGCAATGATGGAGAAAACATTCATTGCGAAGTCAAGGATGGTTCACGCCGATAACACGTTAATTTGCGGTACGAGATATGGTAACGTTATGGCTTCACGCGGCTCCGTCATCCCCCTATTCATCGAACAAATTAAGACTGGTAAACCACTAACCATTACTGATCCAAAAATGACGCGTTTTATGATGAGCCTAGATGAAGCAGTTGAATTAGTATTATATGCCTTCATACATGCCGAAAATGGGGATATTATGGTACAAAAATCTCCCTCAGCTTACATTGAAGATT of the Lysinibacillus fusiformis genome contains:
- a CDS encoding polysaccharide biosynthesis protein — translated: MFKDKILLITGGTGSFGNAVLQRFLNTDIKEIRIFSRDEKKQEDMRILYQNNKIKFYIGDVRDIQSIHNAMYNVDFVFHAAALKQVPSCEFFPLEAVKTNILGTENVLTAAIQAGVKKIICLSTDKAAYPVNAMGISKAMMEKTFIAKSRMVHADNTLICGTRYGNVMASRGSVIPLFIEQIKTGKPLTITDPKMTRFMMSLDEAVELVLYAFIHAENGDIMVQKSPSAYIEDLAQALLDIFQAQHTIQIIGTRHGEKKYEVLLTKEEAAKAIDMGDFYRIPADNRDLNYGKYLDEGSPKITLTDEYNSNNTKILSLQEIKEKLLKLSLIQEELHNWTGGKP